From the Pseudanabaena sp. FACHB-2040 genome, the window GAGTTGCTAACCGTGAAGTCTGACGATATGCAGGGCCGTAACGAGGCGCTCAATGCGATCGTCAAAGGCAAATCAATTCCACGTCCGGGTACGCCTGAGTCCTTTAAGGTGCTCATGCGAGAGCTGCAATCTCTCTGCTTGGATATTGCCGTTCACAAAGTCGAAACTCGCGAAGATGGTACCAGCCGAGATTCAGAGGTTGACCTGATGGTTGATCTAAGCAATCGCCGCACCCCCTCCCGGCCTACCTACGAGTCCATCACCCGAGACGAACTCGAAGAAGTCGAGGATTAATCCTCACTCTACCCAGGTGCGAAAGAGGGTGATGACAGCAGGGTTTCCCTGCTTCTAGTTCATCCCCTCCAAGCCCCAGCCTCCCACTTAGCACGCGCTTAGAAGGAAATCACTGAGCATGCCCAAGCTAGAACAGCGTTTCGATTACGTCAAAATTGGTCTGGCCTCTCCTGATCGCATTCGTCAGTGGGGAGAGCGGACGTTGCCTAATGGCATGTTGGTCGGCGAAGTGACCAAGCCAGAAACCATCAACTACCGCACCCTCAAGCCTGAGATGGACGGGCTTTTCTGTGAGCGCATTTTTGGCCCAGCCAAGGATTGGGAATGCCACTGCGGTAAATACAAGCGAGTTCGTCACCGTGGTATTGTCTGCGAACGGTGCGGGGTAGAGGTGACTGAATCTCGGGTTCGCCGCCATCGCATGGGCTATATCAAGCTGGCAGCGCCCGTTGCCCACGTCTGGTATCTCAAAGGCATTCCCAGCTATATCGCTATTTTGCTGGATATGCCCCTGCGGGATGTTGAGCAGATTGTCTACTTCAATGCCTATGTTGTCCTTGATCCTGGCAATGCTGACAATCTCAGCTATAAGCAGCTGCTGACAGAGGACCAGTGGATTGAAATTGAGGACCAGCTCTATGACGAAGAGTCTCAGCTCTCAGGCGTAGAGGTCGGCATTGGAGCCGAAGCGCTGCAGCGGCTGTTAGAAGATCTAGCCTTGGAATCTGAAGCAGAGCGGCTGCGGGAAGAGATTACTACCGCCAAAGGCCAGAAGCGAGCCAAGCTGATCAAACGTCTGCGGGTGATCGACAACTTCGTCGCCACGGGCTCTAAGCCTGACTGGATGGTGCTGTCTTATATTCCGGTTATTCCGCCCGACCTGCGCCCGATGGTGCAACTTGACGGTGGACGCTTTGCCACCTCTGACCTAAACGACCTGTATCGCCGAGTGATCAACCGGAACAACCGGTTGGCCCGACTCCAGGAAATCTTGGCTCCTGAGATCATCGTTCGCAATGAAAAGCGGATGCTGCAGGAAGCAGTAGACGCCCTAATCGACAATGGTCGTCGGGGTCGAACTGTAGTTGGTGCCAACAATCGGCCTCTGAAGTCCCTATCCGACATCATTGAGGGTAAACAGGGGCGCTTCCGGCAGAACCTGCTGGGTAAGCGAGTAGACTACTCTGGCCGTTCTGTGATTGTCGTGGGTCCTAAGCTGAAGATTCACCAGTGCGGCTTGCCTCGAGAAATGGCAATCGAGCTGTTTCAGCCATTCGTGATTCATCGGCTTATCCGCCAAGGGCTAGTCAACAATATCAAGGCTGCCAAGAAGCTTATTCAGCGCAATGATCCCAGCGTTTGGGATGTGCTGGAAGAGGTGATTGAGAGCCATCCAGTGATGTTGAACCGGGCACCTACCCTCCACCGTCTTGGAATTCAAGCGTTTGAGCCGATTCTAGTAGAAGGCCGCGCGATTCAGCTGCACCCGCTGGTGTGTCCTGCCTTTAACGCCGACTTCGATGGTGACCAGATGGCGGTGCACGTACCCCTGTCCTTAGAAGCCCAGGCTGAGGCTCGACTGCTGATGCTGGCCTCCAACAACATTCTGTCTCCAGCAACTGGGCGACCCATCATCACCCCAAGTCAGGACATGGTCTTGGGCTGTTATTACCTAACGGCTACTAACCCTACTGAACAAAAGGGGTCAGGGCGCTACTTCGCCAGTATGGAAGACGCGATCATGGCCTTTGAACATGGTCTGGTCAGCCTTCATGCCGACGTTTGGCTGCGGTTTGAAGGGGAGGTTGAAACGGACGTCCCCGACACCGAAGTTCTAGAAGAAAACAAAGGTGAAGACGGGTCAATCACCCGCATTTATCGCCAGCGTCGCATACGAGAAGATGCGACAGGCAATGTCATCTCTCAGTACATCAGGACCACACCAGGACGGATTATCTACAACAAGACTATTCAAGAAGCCTTGGCCAGCTAGAGAGTCCATCTGAAATCGCTCAGAAGGGGAAGGCGTTCCCCCACTTCGCTTACGCAGATACATCAAAACGAGGGCAGAGAAACGTAATGGCTGATCAAGGGTCTAACCAGAAGACAGTAATGTTCCGTAACCGGATCATTGACAAGAAGCAGCTAAAGAATTTGATGTCCTGGTCCTTTACCCAATACGGGACAGCGCGGACAGCCCATATGGCCGACGCGCTTAAGGATTTAGGTTTCCGGTATGCGACTCGGGCGGGTGTTTCTATCAGTGTGGAAGACTTGCAGGTTCCTGCTAGTAAGCGCGAACTGCTTGAGGCTGCTGAAGAAAATATCCGCGTTACTGAGGAGCGCTACACTCGGGGCGAAATCACTGAGGTAGAGCGTTTCCAGAAAGTAATTGACACTTGGAATAGCACCAGCGAAGAGCTGAAGGACCAGGTCGTCAAAAACTTTAAGGAGAACAGCCCCCTTAACTCTGTCTACATGATGGCCTTCTCGGGGGCCCGAGGAAATATCTCCCAGGTTCGTCAGCTGGTGGGTATGCGGGGCTTGATGGCTAACCCCCAAGGGGAAATTATCGACCTGCCGATCAAAACCAACTTCCGAGAAGGGCTGACTGTTACTGAGTACGTTATCTCTTCCTATGGAGCTCGTAAGGGCCTGGTAGATACGGCACTACGAACGGCAGACTCTGGCTATCTAACCCGTCGTCTGGTAGACGTGTCTCAGGATGTGATTATCCGAGAGATCGACTGCGGTACGGATCGGGGCATTCCCCTCCGCAGCATGACGGATGGAGAACGGGTTCTGATTCCGCTGGAAGATAAACTCCTGGGCCGGATTGTCGCTGAAGACGTGATTCACCCCAAGACGGGTGAAGTAATGGCTGTGCGCAATCAGGATATTTCTCCTGACCTCGCTAAGGAGATTTATGAGGCTGGGGTAGAGGAGGTGATGACGCGTTCTGCTCTAACCTGTGAAGCTACGCGCTCTGTCTGCCGCCACTGCTATGGCTGGAGTCTGGCTCACTCTGAAATGGTGGACCTAGGTGAAGCCGTTGGTATTATCGCGGCTCAATCCATTGGGGAGCCAGGAACGCAGCTAACCATGCGGACTTTCCACACCGGCGGTACCTTCACTGGGGAAATGGCTCCTCAAATCCGAGCCAAGCGCGGTGGTGTGGTGCGACTGCCCAAGCGGCTTAAGAGCCGGGCATTTCGGACCCGTCACGGAGAAGATGCTCTGGTTATGGAAGCTAATAGCGAGCTGACCATCGAGTACGATGGCAAATCTCGGAAGGAAGCTCTGCCCCAAGGCACGATCCTTTTTGTTAAGGACGGCGAAACTGTTCAAAAGGAGCAGCTGCTGGCGGAACTGCCGAGCTCAGGCCGCGTCCGCAAAATCACAGAGAAGGCCACTAAAGACGTGCCGTCTGACCTGGCTGGAGAGGTGCAGTTTGCTGGTTTGGTACAGGAAGAGAAAAAGGACCGTCAAGGCAACACAACCCGGCTAGCTCAGCGGGGTGGTCTGCTTTGGGTGCTGTCAGGCGAGGTGTATAACCTACCGCCTGGAGCTGAGCCTGTGGTGCGCAACGGCGATCAGATTCAGGCTGACGGCATTTTGGCTGAAACCAAGCTGATGAGCGAGCGGGGCGGAGTAGTGCGCCTGCCCGAGAACTCTGAGGACAAAGGGGTGCGTGAGGTTGAGATCATCACGGCCTCAGTGCTGCTGAACCAGGCTCAAGTTACGGTGGAGAGCGGCCAAGGGCGAGAGCACTACGTGCTTGAGACGACTAACGGCCAGCGGTTCTCCCTGATTGCGACGCCAGGGACTAAAGTGACTAACCACCAGGTTGTAGCTGAACTAGAAGATGATCGCTACCGCACTCAGACGGGTGGCATTATCAAGTTCTCTGGCGTGGAAGTGGCTAAGAAGGGCAAGGCCAAGCAGGGCTATGAGGTTGTGCAGGGTGGCACTATTCTCTGGATTCCCGAGGAGGCTCACGAAGTCAACAAGGACATCTCTCTGCTGATGGTAGAGGATGGCCAGTATGTAGAAGCTGGCACCGAAGTGGTCAAAGACATCTTCTGTCAGAACAGCGGTGTGGTAGAAGTCACGCAGAAGAACGACATTTTGCGGGAGATTGTGGTCAAGCCTGGGGATATCCATATGGTGGATTCCCCCGAGGATGTTATGGATCGCGATGGCACTTTGGTACAGGCGGGTGAAGAAATCATGCCTGGCCTAGTGGCATCGGCTCTGCACTATGTCGAGTATGTTGAAACGCCTGAAGGCCCTGCCCTGCTGCTGCGTCCAGTGGATGAGTTTCCGGTTTCGGATCAGCCGCCGGTGCCTAGCCAGGACTCGGTGAGCGATGCTGGCGGCAGCATTCAGCTGCGAGCGATTCAGCGAGTGCCCTACAAGGATGGCGATCGCGTCAAGTCTGTAGAGGGTATAGAACTACTGCGGACCCAGCTGGTGCTGGAGATTAACGAAGATGCGCCCCATGTAATAGCTGACATCGAACTGGTTCCTGATGACAGTGATCCTGACGTCATGCGGCTGCAGATGGTAATTCTGGAAACGCTGGTGATTCGTCGGGATGTAGTGGCCGACCAGACTCAGGGCAGCACGGTAACGCGGCTGCTGGTGGAAGATGGTCAAACTATTGAGCCGGGATCGGTGGTTGCTCGTACCGAGATCCAGTGTAAGGAAACAGGTGAAATTCGAGGAATTCGGCAAGGGGCAGAAGCCATTCGCCGGGTTCTAGTAGTGCGCGAGGCCGATCGGTTCACCGTTGATCTGCAGGGTAAGACGCCTTCAGTGTCTGTTGGGGGGCTGGTTGTGGCGGGCAGTGAGATTGCTCCGGGCATCCGAATTGATGAATCGGGTGAGGTCACAGCCATTGAAAATGGGCAAATGCAGCTGCGAATTGCTCGTCCTTATCGGGTATCGACGGGTGCAGTACTGCACATTGACGATGGTGACTTGGTGCAGCGGGGGGATAACCTGGTGCTGCTGGTGTTTGAACGGGCAAAGACAGGAGACATCATTCAGGGTCTACCCCGAATTGAAGAACTGTTGGAAGCTCGTAAGCCCAAAGAAGCCTGTGTTCTATCGGAGCGTCCTGGTACTGCGCAGGTGGTGTACGCGGACGACGAGACGGTTGAGGTGAAGATTATTGAGGAGGATGGGGTGGTCACAGATTACCCAATCACTTCAGGTAGTCCGGTGCTGGTTTCTGACGGGCAGCAAGTGCAGGCTGCTGAAGCGCTAACTGATGGCCCTGCCAATCCGCACCAGATTCTGGAGATCTTCTTTAAGTTCTACCTCAGCCAAGGTATGGGCACCCACGATGCGGCAATGGCCAGCCTACAGAAGGTTCAAACCTTCCTGGTGAATGAGGTGCAGTCGGTGTACCAGTCTCAGGGGATTGATATTTCTGACAAGCACATTGAGGTGATCGTCCGTCAGATGACCTCCAAGGCCCGGATCGACGATGGTGGTGACACCACCATGCTGCCTGGTGAGCTGGTAGAAATCTACCAGGTTGAGCAGGTGAACGAGGCTATGTCGATCACAGGCGGTGCTCCGGCTGAATATACTCCCATGCTGCTGGGCATTACTAAGGCTTCTCTAAATACAGACAGCTTTATCTCGGCTGCGAGCTTCCAGGAGACGACGCGCGTCTTGACTGAGGCAGCGATTGAAGGGAAGTCTGACTGGCTGCGGGGCCTTAAGGAGAACGTCATTATCGGTCGTTTGATTCCGGCGGGGACAGGCTTTAACGCCTACGAAGAGACTAGCAGTGCCTCGGAGTACGACGCTGGCTACGATACGGCCATTTTGGATGATGACATGTCTCTGCAGGAAGTCGTGCTAGATGATCGAACCGCTCGGACTTACGAGATGGAAGGAAACTTTGGCATGCTGGCTGACGATGATGTCGTTGGCGGTCGGTTTGACGAAGACGATGCTGTCGATGACGAGGATGACGAGGATTCTCCTAAGGGCCTAGGCGATCCAGGGTTGTTGGATGACGACCTTCTGATTGACGATCATACCCAGGCTCTGTAGCTGCGCTTGAAAGTTGAATAGGCGGGTTGAATAAATAAAAAGCTCCCCTAGGTAACAGCCTAGGGGAGCTTTTTTTGAGTTCGGCTTAAATTAGGCTGCAGCGATCAAGCCGCAGCATCATGGCGTCTAACATACGAGTGTCGCCAAACCCTGCGCCTCGTCCGGTGCCAAAGCCGCCAGTAAGCCAGGAG encodes:
- a CDS encoding DNA-directed RNA polymerase subunit gamma, with protein sequence MPKLEQRFDYVKIGLASPDRIRQWGERTLPNGMLVGEVTKPETINYRTLKPEMDGLFCERIFGPAKDWECHCGKYKRVRHRGIVCERCGVEVTESRVRRHRMGYIKLAAPVAHVWYLKGIPSYIAILLDMPLRDVEQIVYFNAYVVLDPGNADNLSYKQLLTEDQWIEIEDQLYDEESQLSGVEVGIGAEALQRLLEDLALESEAERLREEITTAKGQKRAKLIKRLRVIDNFVATGSKPDWMVLSYIPVIPPDLRPMVQLDGGRFATSDLNDLYRRVINRNNRLARLQEILAPEIIVRNEKRMLQEAVDALIDNGRRGRTVVGANNRPLKSLSDIIEGKQGRFRQNLLGKRVDYSGRSVIVVGPKLKIHQCGLPREMAIELFQPFVIHRLIRQGLVNNIKAAKKLIQRNDPSVWDVLEEVIESHPVMLNRAPTLHRLGIQAFEPILVEGRAIQLHPLVCPAFNADFDGDQMAVHVPLSLEAQAEARLLMLASNNILSPATGRPIITPSQDMVLGCYYLTATNPTEQKGSGRYFASMEDAIMAFEHGLVSLHADVWLRFEGEVETDVPDTEVLEENKGEDGSITRIYRQRRIREDATGNVISQYIRTTPGRIIYNKTIQEALAS
- a CDS encoding DNA-directed RNA polymerase subunit beta', which gives rise to MADQGSNQKTVMFRNRIIDKKQLKNLMSWSFTQYGTARTAHMADALKDLGFRYATRAGVSISVEDLQVPASKRELLEAAEENIRVTEERYTRGEITEVERFQKVIDTWNSTSEELKDQVVKNFKENSPLNSVYMMAFSGARGNISQVRQLVGMRGLMANPQGEIIDLPIKTNFREGLTVTEYVISSYGARKGLVDTALRTADSGYLTRRLVDVSQDVIIREIDCGTDRGIPLRSMTDGERVLIPLEDKLLGRIVAEDVIHPKTGEVMAVRNQDISPDLAKEIYEAGVEEVMTRSALTCEATRSVCRHCYGWSLAHSEMVDLGEAVGIIAAQSIGEPGTQLTMRTFHTGGTFTGEMAPQIRAKRGGVVRLPKRLKSRAFRTRHGEDALVMEANSELTIEYDGKSRKEALPQGTILFVKDGETVQKEQLLAELPSSGRVRKITEKATKDVPSDLAGEVQFAGLVQEEKKDRQGNTTRLAQRGGLLWVLSGEVYNLPPGAEPVVRNGDQIQADGILAETKLMSERGGVVRLPENSEDKGVREVEIITASVLLNQAQVTVESGQGREHYVLETTNGQRFSLIATPGTKVTNHQVVAELEDDRYRTQTGGIIKFSGVEVAKKGKAKQGYEVVQGGTILWIPEEAHEVNKDISLLMVEDGQYVEAGTEVVKDIFCQNSGVVEVTQKNDILREIVVKPGDIHMVDSPEDVMDRDGTLVQAGEEIMPGLVASALHYVEYVETPEGPALLLRPVDEFPVSDQPPVPSQDSVSDAGGSIQLRAIQRVPYKDGDRVKSVEGIELLRTQLVLEINEDAPHVIADIELVPDDSDPDVMRLQMVILETLVIRRDVVADQTQGSTVTRLLVEDGQTIEPGSVVARTEIQCKETGEIRGIRQGAEAIRRVLVVREADRFTVDLQGKTPSVSVGGLVVAGSEIAPGIRIDESGEVTAIENGQMQLRIARPYRVSTGAVLHIDDGDLVQRGDNLVLLVFERAKTGDIIQGLPRIEELLEARKPKEACVLSERPGTAQVVYADDETVEVKIIEEDGVVTDYPITSGSPVLVSDGQQVQAAEALTDGPANPHQILEIFFKFYLSQGMGTHDAAMASLQKVQTFLVNEVQSVYQSQGIDISDKHIEVIVRQMTSKARIDDGGDTTMLPGELVEIYQVEQVNEAMSITGGAPAEYTPMLLGITKASLNTDSFISAASFQETTRVLTEAAIEGKSDWLRGLKENVIIGRLIPAGTGFNAYEETSSASEYDAGYDTAILDDDMSLQEVVLDDRTARTYEMEGNFGMLADDDVVGGRFDEDDAVDDEDDEDSPKGLGDPGLLDDDLLIDDHTQAL